The nucleotide sequence CTTGTATATTTTGCCATGGTCGCATAGTTTTTCCTTATTCTTGTCTAGCCTATTAACCAGGCCAGCTTCTTCCAGACCTCGAATTGAGTTACTCTTGCAGTCTTTAGTCTGTGAAGTGAGGATATCCCTTCCCCTGATTGGGGCGCCATTGGGAACATGATGGGCAAGTTGCTTCAAAATTTCTAGCTGATCTTTGTTGCGCCCTTTCAATGCATTTTCAACTTTCTGGCGCAAATGGTTTGCTTAGTATTGAGCTTCTAACTGTTGAATCCTCCATTCATTGCCCCGACTAGGTAGGAGTAAATCTAGCATCACGGACTGACTTTTCTGAATCAGCGGAATCAGATGGTCTAGCTTTTTTGCAGTCACATAGGCTTTGAATGTATTTAACTCCCTTTGTTGTGTTCTCTTTCGCCTTTGGGCTTCCAAATCAAATGCTTCAACTATGGGTGTCAAATCTAAATCAGACATGACTTCTCTTAGAAGAAACCTGGAACAACAGGCTTTGAATTAACGACTCTGGCATAATTCTTAAACAGCGTTTCTAAGTTATGTCCAGTAATTTGGGATACAACTGCCGGATTCATACCTGCTTCAAGGCAATGATTGATAAAGATGGGTCGGGTGTTGTAAGGTTTGCGGTATGGCACACCCACCTTTTTTAGAACCGATACCCAGGCCGGTTCCGAAAATTACGATCATCAATCGGCAAACCTTTGGGGCTGGGGAATATCAAACTTCCTTGTTCTATCCTTGTTAGTCTTGGTAGTTTTCTCCACACCTCGACTGATAGACTCACCAATCCAAACATGGCTACAGCCCTCGGAAACGTGCTGCCACTGTAGCCCAATCGCCTCTTCAGTTCTGACACCAGTACCAAACAGAAAACAGACAAAATCCGTGTAATGGGAGGAATAGGGGTCTGACCGAAACCCCTCAATAATCAGGACAATCTCATCTTTGGTGAACGGCTTAGAAGCAATCTTCACCTGTTTTTTCAGCCCAGGCCAGGGATTCAATTCAATCACACCATCGACAATAGCAGCCTCCCAAATCGCCGCCGCACAAGTCAGTCGCTCTTTGTAGGTAATATCTGCCAAACGGCGTTTCGAGCCGGGCCGCAAATCCCTCAGCTTTCGTTATGTCAATCTGAGCAATGGCAATATTCCCAAAATACTCAAGAATTTGCTTACCAGTCGTCTCATATTTTTCTAGTGTCCGATGGTAAACCTGCCTTTGCTTGGCCTGGATGAATAGGTTTATCTGAGTACCAAGCAGCCGATTCGACTTATTAATGGAAGGGGGCTTATATTTCTCTAAGGTCGCATCAAATACCCCTGCTGCCATGTCTAGCTCAATCCGTTTGGCCAGGCCAGCCCCATGAGCAAGATTCGCCTTAGAAATGGGGAAGCTAGTCGCCAGACAGTATCGTTTACCCGCACAGAGCCAGCGTAATCACACCTATCCCTTAAAGTCCTCTACAGACACGATTCCTTTGGGGCTTCTTGCTTTCCTCTGAATTTGCGGCTCTACTTTCACAGCTATGGACACTTTGGGTATGCAACTCCATCCCTAAAATGTACCTAAATTCATCAGAAATGTTTGGAAAAGTTCCGAAACTCCATACCTTATTGCAACCAAACTCAGGCCTGGGAGTAAATTTTTCAATCCCTGAAAGCCTTGCCGAATAGGAGTTTTAGCTTTATGGACACAACTGGACTCGAACCAGTGACCCCCACGATGTCAACGTGGTGCTCGACCTAGTGTTTTCAATAGTTTCAAGGCTGTTTTTTGAGTCTTACACGGTAGTTGCACGGTATTGATTATCTAGCCATAGCTAATTAGACATGAGTTTTTAAGATACCGCCGGGGTTAAATTCCCTGTCATTGGCGTTTCATCTGCCAGCCTCAGAACTGGTATGGACAGTAAGATGTCAGCTTTTTTATTTAGTTTTGAGCACGTCTTTTCAAGTCATGGGACGATTACCAGTGAAGAAATTTAATTGATTGATTAACCCAGGCCGGCCAGCTTGGGTCTTTTTTTTACACCTTGTCGAACAGAGTGAGCTTCACCAGGCCACCGGTGAGCAACAGAATTAAGGCCACAATGAAGCTCCATAGACGTTTATCGGTGTCCCGTTGCCTATCCCGAAGCTCATCTACTTTGTCATCAAGAGACTTTAGCTGTGCCTGTGTGACCTTTATCTCAATCGTTAGGGTCTGGATGTCAGACTGCATGGATTTGAGGGTATCCAGTATCTCCTTAGCCTCTGACGCTGTAATCGGTTCACTCATTTAGCTTTCACCTTTGGGTTTACGCCCTCTACGTTTCTGAACTGGGAGAGCTGCATCACCAGGCCCACTAGTGGCATCATCCAGTTCCGCTTTTCCGGAAATCTCCAGGCCGGCCTGGGGGGCATTGCCAAAATCACGCCTAAAGGCATCCAGAATCACACCCCGGAGCCATATCACCCGGTCTTTATCTGGTAGTTGCCTCAACTTTGTATCAACGTCCACAGGCAATTTAATCCCTGTCACCTTGCGGGATAACTCACCTGGAACATCCCCGTAACGCTTTCGCATTGCCTCTATGAACTTGGGAGGCATCACCGGATTAGGATTAGCCACAAATCACCTCTTAGCTTGTTAACCAAAATCATACACAGGTTAACAAGGATAAGCAAATCTTATCATCATTGCTTGTTAACTAGCAAAATACTAATCACAAAATGCTCGTGTTTGCTTGTTAACTAGCTTATATTGGAAATTGTAGAGGGAAGGAACACCGACTAAAG is from Synechococcus sp. PCC 6312 and encodes:
- the xerC gene encoding tyrosine recombinase XerC; this encodes MRPGSKRRLADITYKERLTCAAAIWEAAIVDGVIELNPWPGLKKQVKIASKPFTKDEIVLIIEGFRSDPYSSHYTDFVCFLFGTGVRTEEAIGLQWQHVSEGCSHVWIGESISRGVEKTTKTNKDRTRKFDIPQPQRFAD